CTGGGGCTCGCTCCGCGCCCGAGAGCACCGCCAAGGTCACCCCTGGGCAGCGAGGTGACCCGTGCCAGCCAGCCGTGCCAGGAGGACGCTCAGCTCCGGGAGAGGCACCCcggtgctgcagctcagcatcccctgcgccctcctccagagcagctccaggcagatCTCCCCGGCTGGCGGCTCCGGGCGGCTGAGGAGCATCGTGCCCCGAGCCGCCGCATCCCAGCCTCCCCTCCCGGCGAGATTTGCGATAAGCCGCGGCTGCTGACGTGGCTTGGGAAGTTCAGGCACAGCTCTTCCCCCCGGTGACGTTAAACTCgtgcagctcccccagccacAAAGCCTGGTTTAATCAAAGTTGCGATTAAACCTGACAACATCCTCATGCAGACTCTCTTAAATAAGATTTAGAACAGCTAAAATTAGTCTAATTTAGTGTTAATCATTAATCGTTTTATCCACTTAATTCAATTTAAATGTCCACACAACGAGCTTGCATAGACTTTGTTACTGAAATCTAAACCAAAATTGAATTAAATGTTGTTAAATTAGATCAACACAATCTGAGTGCTGCTGCTACGAGAAGTGTTTGCCAGAGATGATTATCTGCTGATGAGTTTATTATTAAACTAAATATTTATTCAATTATCCCGAGCTCTGTGTCAGCCCAAAAGCTCCAGCTCTCAGTACTTTGGGAATGCACAGACATCTCCATCAGTATTTTACCAACAAAAATACCCTTCCCAGCCCTCGGGAAAAGACTTGCAAACACAAGGTTCAGCAGGCAACAAAAACCCTGcctgaaaaaaccaaaaccaaccaaaaaatcACTTTTGTAGGTGAAATGTCGCAATTCCAAGGCTTCACAGTGCCCTTTGTGTCGGGGGCCGGGAGCAGCTCAGCCGCTGCTGCTGGGcttgagcagggccagggcagcccccgcctctccctggggctggaaggggcagCACAATGACCCCCAAAGAGCCGGCGGGAGGAGCCGTGACCTTGAACTTCCCCTGTCTGGTCGCTGTCTCCTCCTGCTATCTTTTCTCCAATGGCCATTTTGTTGAGtgttgcagaagagaaaaaaacacagcccGAACTCAGGAATCAGCTGCAACCTCGGCTGCCAAGTTGGCAGAGAAGATAAGGACCctttatttaaagtaaaaaaaaccccagacgCTGAGGAGGGATAGACAAGTCTTTAGCAACTTTTACAGCCAGTCTTGCAATGCAATTTCCTAAGCAGACTCaaaacttgcaaaaaaaaaaaaaaaaaaaaaaaacccaattttcaGCAGGAGCGTTTCCTTGGAGCGCGGTGCTGCCCGGGCACGGCAGCCTCCGGCCAGCCCGGGACGTGCGGGATGTGAGGAGCCAGGGGTGACTCACTGCCCCACAGAGCCCcggcacagctcagctctggagaGGGGGAAAACCCCACGGACTCAAGGGCCATGGCCCCGTTTGGGGCGGGTCAGCAGTGCCCACAGCCTCGTGGGCAGGGAACCGAGCAGTGTGGGGGGCACCAAagcctggggaggagggaaggaaggaagggagggaggacaTGAGCTTTACCTCCTTCCACATGCACCAATCTCACCCTAAAACTGCTGCTAAAACATCAGctggtattttaatttctgtacaCTGCCTAGCAGAGCAATTCCCATCCTCTCAGCCACACGGAGCAGCCAAGAAGCCTGTCCCAGAGTCCATCATCCCAACAACTGGGAATCCCAACAACTTCTCGTGGCTTTAGCAGCTGCTGAGATGTGCATGGAACCCAGAGcattcctgcagccagagcagtgtcTGCTCTGACGGACCTGCAGCCGGAGcagatgatggtgatgatgatgatggtgatgcaATCGTTCTTGCATCATCAGTAACGCTGGGGGTTGTTGGAGCAAcactgcctggctgcagcccagggtggAAACAGCACCGTCCTGCAGGGTGGCACAAGGAGTGACACAAAGGGGGTGACACAAAGGGGGTGACACAGATTCAGCACCAAGTGCAGGAAAAGTGAAGAGTGGATCTGAAGTTGATGTAACTTCCCCCAGCTTTGGAGCGTCCCAAAGTTCTCTCACCCCCAGGAAGTCAGGGGCTGTCACACCTGCAGAATCACCCGCTGATGGTTCCCTTTGCTGAGGCACCCGGAGGAACCCGCCACAAACCCCGTCACACCTCGGCCCGGGTGACACCTCTGTGCCCCTGGGCCGTTTTCTCACCCCGTTCCCCGAGAGTGGGGCAGCAAGGCAGGGGCATTTTACTGACCTGGCCGCGCACAGCCCCAGGCCCTGATCCAAACGCTGCCCTGTTCTGGGAGCCATGGGCACAGaccctctccctgcctcccagGCAATCGGCAAAGCTTCTTTGAACACAGGAAATATTTATTGCAGAAGCAGGTACAGAGCTGCACAGCAAGTCGGGCATCAGATCTCTGGTTCGGGAATTAGACTGAGACAACCTTGGGGTGTTTttctggaggaaggaaaaacgtaagttttttaagagaaaaaggagaaatggaagGAGGGATGGGAAAACACAAGGAGaaatggaaggagaaagaaatggaatGAGGAATGGAAAGAGGAGataaaaaggggggaaaaagaataaaaaaaaaatacaaaatgggggaggaaagggttaaaaaaaaaaaaaaaaaagcggtTTTTTTTTTCCGTCTGGCCGGATtaggggcaggagctgccaagcGCGGGGGGGCCAGGCTGGCCCGAGCTccgggccccgctcccggcccggcccccgccccgcccgccccgccagCGATAAAAAGCGgcagcggcggccccgggcagcagctgcagcggAGCGGCTGCGACAGcgacagcagcacagccccgcAGCACCACCGCAGcgctccctgcacagctcagcacagccccgcAGCACCACCGCAGcgctccctgcacagctcagcaccgCAACACCGCCGGTAAGGGCTGCGAGGGGAGGGGATGCCGTGGGATGGGACGGGACGCTGCTCAAAACGCGTGGGACCAGCCGTGTGTGCCCCCCACCGCAGCCTGGGGAGGGTGGCTCGCTCCTCGGGAGGGTGGCTCGCTCCTGGGCCACCGCGGGGACAGGGTGGGTGCGTTTTCCTGCGGCAAACCTTCAGCAAAAATCGCCGATCCCCATTTAAAGCACAGCTGTGGGTCTGCGGGGAGCTCGGGGAGCCGGGAGAGCTCTGCCACCACAGCAGCTGGATTTAACTCGTGtccctctctcttctcttgCAGAAGTGACATCTAAACCCGCTGCTGCAGAACTGAGATGGAAACCATGCACGAGCTGATCCCCTTCGCCAAAGAAATGCTCAGCCAGAAGCCCAACAGGAAGATGGTCAAGCTGTACATGCTGGGCAGCGTGCTGGCCTTCTTTGGGGTGGTCATCGGGCTGGTGGAGACCGTGTGCAGCCCCTTCAGCTCCGAGGCCAGGctagaggaggaggaggacaagAACAAGCCCGCGGCGCCCCGGGAGCAGCGGCTGCCGCAGAAACGGGAGGATTTGGTGCTGGACAAGGGCAAGGCACCGCCGGCGCTGCAGAGGGCCCTGGTGACCCGGCAGCACGCGTCCTAGGCCGGCCCCGCACCGCACAGAGACTCCGCCCGCCCAGGTGGTTCCAGCACGAAGAGAAGGCTCGGCTGAAGGAGACCGCACGTGTGAGACTCGCCAGAAGTGAAGGGTTATatttgctgctgtgcagcagtggggaaaaataccttttgttGGTATAAACCTGTGCACGACGCACAGCACggtttcttatttttcttacgGACGCATTTTACACCGTTTTGCAAgatcaataaatattttatatggtACCAGTGCTCTctcttgctgcttttattttcaaagcctTCTCGTGCTGATTTGCAGAGGTTTTGCTCACACCTCTGGCTCCTTTTGCGGGGCAGGGGGGACGCAGGGGACggaggaggagggggctgccccctccccatAGACCCCAcagaggctgctctgccctgcccgtccctctgctccttcccaagggggccagctggggaggaggtggcATTTGTGTCACACGGGTGCCACATGCCCGAGCTGGAGGTGGGGCTGTTCTTCAGGGGTTATCCGGGTTCAATGGCACAGATTTGTCTCTGCCATGGCCACGTGTGCACAGAActggtttaaaataaatctaaacCCCATTCTTGCCCTGGCTGTCCTCCAacaggctccagctgctgcacagctaAAAATCCTAAACCCAAAACCCTTCCACCTTTCCTGGGACCTTTCACAAAGCCACCACAGACACCTGAGTGTGCAGAGTGACACTGGGTTCCAGAGTCACAGGGTGTCACATGGAAAAACCCAGAGATGGCACAGTCAGGCTGGAGGGTGAGGAAACTGTTCCAGGCTTCAGGCTCTACTCAGAGCGCTGCCAGGATCATTAGAGGACTTTCacctatttaaaaaatgttctggGGCTTAGCAAGAATCTCTTGCATTTGGGACTGTGTCATGTCAGTCAAATAAAGTCTCCAGCCAGCCACAGCTGAGCGATCCTGACCACGCTTCAGAGGGGAGGGCAGGCAAACAGGTCCTGCCAGTCCTGACCAGGGCAGAAAATCCTCTTTATCTGCTCAAAGGCACCCGCAGGGCAGGAGGAGTAGCAGGATACACACTCACAGAAACCGGGAGATGCACCAGCAGTGTGCCACTctctaaaagcaaaacaactgAGCCAAACACTGGatcatggaaaattaaaaaaccctgcCAGACCTCAGTGCCCAATGCACAgctcctcccagagctgcacaaCGTAAGATCAGGACCTGAAAATATCAGAATACGGCTGAAGTTCgctatttcattttcataataCACAACCCACAATTCATTTTGTTGACAATTATTTCTGTTGccaaaacaaacccagcagcacagagtggAGAAAGAATCCTACCGAGTATTTGCACAAGAACTCTGCTCAAGCTTTCAAGTTTAAAGTACTTTTTCCTCAATCAAAATTATAGTTCAATTTAAAATAGCGTTTGAGAATTACTTCATTTAGTCTGTAACAAACCCTTTGGTCTCTGGcaaggctgaacagccccaccCCTCACTGATACCAATGGAAGTTTCACGGGAAAACAGAGAATTCAGGCCTGAAGGGAGCCATCGGCTGAGGAGTGTCCTTTGTCCTGCCCATCCCAGCTTTTCGAGAGGTTTTACATTTCCAGCAGGGCCTCAGGGCAGGgaaggctgggctggaattccctgtggcacagctggggcagggagcggggtgcctgtggctgtggcagggaTGGAGGCGCTCCCAGGGCCGGCCAGAGCTCAGCTCGCCCGTCCCGGGCAGCCGGGAGCCTTTCATCGCCCTCGGCCCCGGGACCAGCGCTCCTCCAGGTGTGCCACCCTGCCCCGCGGGAAAGGGGCACTgggaaagggaggagaggagctcTGAGGTGACCGGGGGGCTCCAGGCGAGGCTGCCCCCCAAAACTCCCGGgtctgcctgccctgctgcccacacctCCTCTTCCCAGGCTTCCAGCCCCGGGGTGATGAGCTTAAAGCAAAGAGGGTTGTGAACAGTCAAAATAGCCGCTCCTAAGACAGCTAAGGGGATTAGCCAGCtaaagcccagccctgctcggCAGGGCCCGCACAGGAcgggctcctgctcctgctcctgctccgctcctgccccgctcctgccccgctcctgccccgctcctgccccgctcctgctcctgctcctgctccgctcctgccccgctcctgccccgctcctgctcctgccccgctcctgccccgctcctgctcctgccccgctcctgccccgctcctgctcctgctcctgccccgctcctgctcctgccccgctcctgctcctgccccgctcctgccccgctcctgctcctgctcctgccctgctcctgccccgctcctgccctgctcctgctcctgtccctgctcctgtccctgctcctgctcctgctcctgccccgctcctgctcctgctcctgtccctgctcctgtccctgctcctgctcctgctcctgctcctgccccgctcctgctcctgctcctgtccctgctcctgtccctgctcctgctcctgctcctgccctgctcctgcccctgctcctgctcctgctcctgccctgctcctgcccctgctcctgccctgctcctgctcctgctcctgccccgctCCTGCCCCGCACGCTCGGGGTGGGCACCGCACACAGCTCAGCCCGCCGGGCCGGCCTGGGGCCAGCCGGGGCTGCTGCCACTTCCCCGGGGCACGGCAGGGACCTGAGCCGGCGCTGGCTCCCTGCAGAGGGGCAATTAGACCGGTGTTAATCCCTGATTCTGCCACAGGGACCGCCTAAAGCACACAATAAATTCAGTGTGCACGGGGCTTGTAACCCTTTGACACCACTCCAACAGTGACAGTGaccccacagcatcccacagcatcctATAGCATCTcacagcatcccacagcatcctACAGCATCCCAGAGCATTCTACAGCATCCTACAGCACCCTACAACATCCTacagcatcccacagcatcctacagcatcccacagcatcccacagcatcctACAGTATCCTCTagcatcccacagcatcctACAGCATCCTCTAGCATCTCACAGCATCTcacagcatcccacagcatcccacagcatcccacagcatcctATAGCATCCTACAgcatcccagagcatcccacaGCCCGGAGCACACCATGGCCACAGCCTCTGGGCCAATTGCaaaattgtttaattataaaCACTGGGATAGAGCAGAGAGAAACCAGATGGGATGAGGCACAGACAGGACCAGGGAACGGCTGGGGAGAGCATTTAAGGCTGAGTTAAACCCAGACCCTGCAGGACAAACTCCTGGGGAGAGCCACACATGGCCCCAGGGCTGAGTGATGTTGCTGGGTTCTCATGAGGCTGATTTCTGTTGTCTGAATCTGCTTTGTTCCAGCCTGTAAACGTCACTCGTTCCTGGTACATTAAATTCTGAGGAAAAATGCAGCTGGCACAAAATCTGGTGGGTCTTCGTCTGTATCCATCTTTCAAAGATCTGATTTCGGCCTGGAGCTGTCAGCCCCTCACCCCGTGGAGCTGAAGGGCACCCCGAGCAGCAGCCCCCCCCTCACAGCTCAGCCACCTCAAAGGCAGGGGCTGGATGTCTTCAGAGTGCTCTCTGCTATTTGCAGTGTGGACACTGGATACtccaggggctgccaggctAAATTTAGGGGTGCAGATAAGAATATCAGCCTCAGCCACCCAGCTCCAAGGGCACTGGGGACGTGGACAGCAGCCAAGGCTCTGAGCAGCCACTGTTCCAACCACGAAATTTCAAGGCAGCAATTCCCAATTTggtcacacagagaaaaaacacaaagtTAGGGCTTGAAAATGACTTAAACATCACAGTATTTTCTCTAAACCAGCAGTGTGCAGAAATGCGATGTCAAACCAAGCCAAAGCCATCCTACAATCCTCTCATCTCCCTTGGGACTGGGAGTGCATTTCCAGTGGTGTAGCCTGACAGTGACGGGGTTCTGCAGGATGTAAAGCAGAAAAGTACAGCCAAGGGCAGCCCTTGATATCGTGATGGCCCTGTCTGCAAAGAAAGGAATTAGAGCTGTGTCCATGGCAAAGGGCACCGGGACAGCTGGgtaggaaaaataatattttaatgtctatgagaaaaaggaaagcaagagggcaaataaaaaataaataaaaaggaaaatcctcTACATCTGACCAAGATTTTATAATGATttgaaaaaaagccaaatttcactcaaaaaaggggaaaaaaaaaagaaaaaaaaaaaaagaaaaagaagaagcgGTATCCAAATTCCTGCCAAGTATTTTGAGCCTGCAGAAACCTGCCTGAGCCCCAGCCAGGCCCTGGAACGcgctccctgcagggctctccaATTTCCCCTCTCCCGGTTTCTGTCAGGACAGGTTTCCTCCCCAAAGCTGCGAGCAGAGCGGGCAGGAGCATCCCCGgggagcacagctccagctgccgggcacaggagggacctgCGGCGGGGGAATCCACCGGGGGCCACCCCAGAGAGGGGTTCCAGGAGCAGCCGGGCTCTGGCACAGCCGGGCTCTGGCACAGCCGGGCTCTGGCACAGCGGGCACGGTGCTGGGCAcggctctgggctctgccccaccaaggcttggagcagctggCATCAGAAAACCCTTCCCCgtcagccttccctgctccccgCCCCCAGGAGAAGTTCAAAACAAGTTCTTCAGTTGCACACAGGAAAACAAGGCCAGAAAAAGCCGCGAGTGggagtgaggagcagcagcaccccggcggggatgggagctgggaacAAACCCTGTGGGCAGCACAACGGGGCCAGATCCCAccacagccccggccccgctcccttCCACACGCCAAACAGCACTGAAACTGCCTATACAGGAACACTGGGCTCCGTTTTGTCCTAAATATTCCATATTTCAGTCCTTTATTTTCAGCTACTGTGcaaaaccccaacccaacccCTCAATCCTCGTCACCACCAGCAAGGTGGGCCAGTGTTGGCTCTGGAATCCCCCAGTGCCTCCATCCCCAcacccccgctgtccccacggATCAAAGAACACAATTCCTTCCTGGCACACTTGCAGATGGTGCACAAAGGTTGGTGCTTATTGCTTTACTAATGCCagtaataaacaaaaatatcttgAGAAGAGCCTCTCTCCCTGCCGGTGCAGACAAGATCCCGGCTGAGATATggttaattatttcattttctttccctttccataGCCAAGGAATGAAATGGTTGCCCCATGATCACAACTCCAGGTCCCCCAAAgggaggcaggaaaagcagtggCTGCGCTGCTGTTATCTGACCCAGTGTGGGCTGAGCCCTTCTTATCACAGGGAGAGTTGAGACTGgagtagagaggcagaaaaggaaaaatatcatcCATAAAGCAGCTGCAAGGCCAGAGAGCCACTGCCCTACCAGGCACACCACCGAGGTACAGcatttgtgttttaaagatGTCGTACGAGGGGAAAAAGCCATTAAACaattctgtctgtctgtctgtcagaCAGAGACAGCAGAGTGCTGTGcccccagggatgggagcacagagcagctgctgccctgcaggtgAGGCTCCCTCCTGCAAACACAGCTTTTGTCCCAGCTGAGAAGGTGAGGCtctggcagggcagctccaggagctccctcGGCCCTTGCCCATGGCTGGAACTGCAGGATGGAGACCccagagcaaaaaaaattatttattcccGTGGCACAAGGTCCACGGCGTTGAATTTGCTGAGGTGTTCTGTGGGCTTTCCTCGAGATTATATTCATTTAAAAGTCAGAACAAAGCTCTTGCAAAACCCAAAGGAGGAACCACGGCAGCAAAGCCACtgatttctctgcagaaaacacaTCCAGTGTTTCCCTGCCAACCTCCCTGTGCCCCGTGGGGCTGAGGTGGCTGCACCCCACAGACGGgtccagctcagcccctgctccctcATCTGctcacagacaaaaaaaaaaaaagagattaaaaactCAGCCCTGCCTCAGCAGAGCATTCCTGGGGCTGTTTGGGGTGCAATGTGCCACTgagtccctgctgccagccccccaggggcaggagctgctttgggGCACGgcgcagccctgccctggggagcacaggaccagctgggggtgtccccgtgccagagccctgcacatccctgcccaGGGCCTGCAGGAAGAGAGGACAATGTTTAACCACCTGCACTGGGCTCCCTCTGATGTTCTCCAAGTGAAACTTGATGCTGCTCAGCAAAGACACACCTCTTCCAGGGTGTTGtgcaaaattctgcattttaatgTAGGACAGGAAATATGAAAAGAGCCGGGCAGAACCCAAACAGCCCCGCTGGCCAGGCCgagcagcagggagcaaacCAAAGGCTTTGCTTGGCTTATCCATCCACCCACCCGTGATTTTCCAGGGCTTtggaagctgcagctcctccgCTAACAGGTTTTTAAAGGGTCacactgctgcttccctgaggagcagctctgcggaaggttttttgttccttccttctctcccgTGCTGTATTTCCTGACTCCACAGTGGGATGGGTCGGTTGCAAAAGATTCTCATTCCCTTTCTGGGATTGGTTTTGGCCTTCTGGTTCTATTCTGCGAGGGACACTTTCAAACCGGGTAAGTATCCAAAGTGAATCTGACTTTAAGGAAAAAACGACAAAAAGCCACATTTGGGTGTTTTGCATAGAAACCGGACAGAGCTCGGACCACGCCACGGCCGAGCCTTTGTGTGGTGGCAGATACTGGAAAGTTGCTTTAGCAAAGATTTAAAACCAAACTGAACAAGGACTAAGGAGAAAAACCTCCTGAGGGAGCAGGTGAGGCAGGGGGCGAGAGGGAGAGGGCACTGAGTGCTCCATTTTCCTGTGTGCAGGAAAAGAGTTTATAAACGGGGCTTGTAAGTGTTAAAGTTTGGAGCACGCGCTCAGTGAATTGCTTTTATTACAGAATAGTTGGGGCGTTGATAAATTGTGCCCTGGCttgtggaaaaagctgctggaggagcccagggctgtccctgtgtcactgcaTTCCCCgcggagctgcagcagctccacagcttTTTCCATGAGATGGGAGAGCCCTGCTGGTGCCGGATGCTTCGCACTCGTTTCCCTTCCAGTTAACTGCGGATCTGAAGGGCACGCAGCGCTTTGTTCTGCTTTAGCTGAGAGGTGTTTGCTGGTAGCATCAGGATAACTGAAATGGCTGTGCCTCCGTCACAGAGATGCTCCGCGGGAAGCGGGTGATCGTGACGGGAGCCAGCACGGGCATCGGGGAGCAGATGGCTTATCACCTGGCCCGGATGGGATCCCACATCCTCGTCACGGCGCGCACCGAGGCCAGGCTGCAGAACGTAAATGGCAGCGCACACGTGTCCGTGgcagggctcacctgggcacggGGACGGGACTGCCACCACAGCCACAGGAACACCCACGGCACAGGCTACACCCGGGCACTGTGACAGGTCACACCTGGGCACTGTGACAGGTCACACCTGGGCACTGTGACAGCCACAGGTCACAGCTGGGCACTGTGACAGGGAgaggacacacctgggcactgtgacaggacacacctgggcactgtgacaggacacacctgggcactgtgacagggacaggccaCACACGGGCACTGTGACAGGCCACACCTGGGCACTGTGACAGCCACAGGTCACACCTGGGCATGGTGACAGCCACAGGTCACAGCTGAGCACAAGTGACAGTGACAGGTCCCACCCAGGcatggtgacagggacaggtcacacctgggcacagtgacaggga
This Vidua macroura isolate BioBank_ID:100142 chromosome 24, ASM2450914v1, whole genome shotgun sequence DNA region includes the following protein-coding sequences:
- the G0S2 gene encoding G0/G1 switch protein 2, with product METMHELIPFAKEMLSQKPNRKMVKLYMLGSVLAFFGVVIGLVETVCSPFSSEARLEEEEDKNKPAAPREQRLPQKREDLVLDKGKAPPALQRALVTRQHAS